The following proteins are co-located in the Pseudomonas antarctica genome:
- the leuD gene encoding 3-isopropylmalate dehydratase small subunit, producing MRAFTQHTGLVAPLDRANVDTDQIIPKQFLKSIKRTGFGPNLFDEWRYLDVGYAYQDNSKRPLNKDFVLNAERYQGASVLLARENFGCGSSREHAPWALEEYGFRSIIAPSYADIFFNNSFKNGLLPIILSDAEVDELFKQVEADVGYQLTVDLAAQTVTRPDGKVYHFEVDAFRKHCLLNGLDDIGLTLQDGDAIAAFETRHRASQPWLFRDA from the coding sequence ATGAGAGCTTTTACCCAACACACAGGTCTCGTAGCGCCGTTGGACCGTGCCAACGTCGACACCGACCAGATCATCCCCAAGCAGTTCTTGAAGTCGATCAAGCGCACCGGTTTTGGCCCCAACCTGTTCGATGAGTGGCGCTACCTGGACGTGGGCTACGCCTACCAGGACAACTCCAAGCGCCCGCTGAACAAGGACTTTGTGCTCAACGCCGAGCGTTACCAAGGCGCCAGCGTGTTGCTGGCCCGCGAGAACTTCGGTTGCGGCTCCAGCCGTGAACACGCGCCGTGGGCCCTGGAAGAATATGGCTTTCGCAGCATCATCGCGCCGAGCTACGCCGACATCTTCTTCAACAACAGCTTCAAGAACGGCTTGCTGCCGATCATCTTGAGCGACGCCGAAGTGGATGAGCTGTTCAAGCAAGTGGAAGCCGATGTGGGCTACCAACTGACCGTCGACCTGGCTGCGCAGACCGTTACGCGCCCGGACGGCAAGGTGTATCACTTCGAAGTCGATGCCTTCCGTAAGCACTGCCTGCTCAATGGCCTGGATGACATCGGCCTGACCTTGCAGGACGGCGATGCGATTGCCGCGTTTGAAACCAGGCACCGGGCCAGCCAGCCCTGGTTGTTTCGCGACGCGTGA
- the leuC gene encoding 3-isopropylmalate dehydratase large subunit has protein sequence MAGKTLYDKLWDSHEVKRRDDGSSLIYIDRHIIHEVTSPQAFEGLRLAGRKPWRVDSIIATPDHNVPTTPERKGGIDAIVDTVSRLQVQTLDDYCDEYGITEFKMNDVRQGIVHVIGPEQGATLPGMTVVCGDSHTSTHGAFGALAHGIGTSEVEHVFATQCLVAKKMKNMLVLVEGTLPFGVTAKDIVLAVIGKIGTAGGNGHAIEFAGSAIRDLSIEGRMTICNMSIEAGARVGMVAADEKTVEYVKGRPFAPKGADWDAAVEAWKDLVSDADAVFDTVVELDAAQIKPQVSWGTSPEMVLAVDQHVPDPAKEADLVKRGSIERALKYMGLKANQAITDIQLDRVFIGSCTNSRIEDLRAAAVIAKGRKVASTIKQAIVVPGSGLVKAQAEAEGLDKIFLEAGFEWREPGCSMCLAMNPDRLESGEHCASTSNRNFEGRQGAGGRTHLVSPAMAAAAAVNGRFIDVRELI, from the coding sequence ATGGCCGGCAAAACGCTTTACGACAAGCTTTGGGATTCCCATGAAGTGAAACGGCGCGACGATGGCTCGTCGCTGATCTATATCGACCGTCACATCATCCATGAAGTGACCTCGCCCCAAGCGTTCGAAGGCCTGCGGCTGGCCGGGCGCAAGCCTTGGCGCGTCGACTCGATCATCGCCACCCCGGACCACAACGTACCGACGACCCCTGAGCGCAAGGGCGGCATCGACGCGATCGTCGACACTGTGTCGCGCCTTCAGGTGCAGACCCTCGACGATTACTGCGACGAATATGGCATCACCGAATTCAAGATGAATGACGTGCGCCAAGGCATCGTTCACGTGATCGGCCCGGAGCAGGGCGCGACGTTGCCCGGCATGACTGTGGTCTGCGGCGACTCCCACACCTCTACTCACGGTGCGTTCGGCGCGTTGGCCCATGGCATCGGCACATCCGAGGTGGAACATGTGTTCGCCACCCAGTGCCTGGTCGCCAAAAAAATGAAGAACATGTTGGTCCTGGTCGAAGGCACATTGCCCTTTGGCGTGACTGCCAAGGACATCGTGCTCGCCGTGATCGGCAAGATCGGCACCGCCGGTGGTAACGGCCATGCCATCGAGTTCGCCGGCAGCGCGATTCGCGACCTCTCCATTGAAGGCCGCATGACCATCTGCAACATGTCCATCGAAGCCGGTGCCCGCGTGGGCATGGTGGCGGCGGACGAAAAGACCGTTGAATACGTCAAGGGCCGTCCGTTCGCACCGAAAGGCGCCGATTGGGATGCCGCCGTCGAAGCCTGGAAAGACCTGGTCTCCGACGCCGATGCGGTGTTCGACACCGTGGTCGAGCTCGACGCTGCGCAGATCAAGCCGCAAGTCAGCTGGGGCACCTCGCCGGAGATGGTCCTGGCCGTCGACCAGCACGTGCCGGACCCGGCTAAAGAGGCCGACCTGGTCAAGCGCGGTTCCATCGAGCGCGCCTTGAAATACATGGGCTTGAAAGCCAACCAGGCGATTACCGACATCCAGTTGGACCGCGTGTTTATCGGTTCCTGCACCAACTCGCGGATCGAAGACCTGCGCGCCGCGGCGGTGATCGCCAAAGGCCGTAAAGTCGCCTCGACCATCAAACAAGCCATCGTGGTGCCAGGCTCGGGCCTGGTCAAAGCGCAAGCCGAAGCCGAAGGCCTGGACAAGATCTTCCTCGAGGCCGGTTTTGAATGGCGTGAGCCGGGCTGCTCGATGTGCCTGGCGATGAACCCGGACCGTTTGGAATCGGGCGAGCATTGCGCGTCCACCTCCAACCGTAACTTCGAAGGGCGTCAGGGCGCCGGTGGGCGTACTCACCTGGTCAGCCCGGCCATGGCCGCTGCAGCTGCCGTCAACGGTCGTTTCATCGACGTTCGCGAATTGATCTGA
- a CDS encoding LysR family transcriptional regulator encodes MDLANLNAFIAIAETGSFSGAGERLHLTQPAISKRIAGLEQQLKVRLFDRLGREVGLTEAGRALLPRAYQILNVLDDTRRALTNLTGEVSGRLTLATSHHIGLHRLPPILRTFTRQYPNVALDIQFLDSEVAYEEILHGRAEVAVITLAPDPHNLVRATPVWDDPLDFVVAPEHSLTGNGTVNLADIARHPAVFPGGNTFTHHIVSRLFEAQGLTPNIAMSTNYLETIKMMVSIGLAWSVLPRTMLDDQVASIALPGIQLSRQLGYIVHTERTLSNAARAFMSLLDAQVDLPGIPA; translated from the coding sequence ATGGACTTGGCCAACCTCAACGCTTTTATTGCCATCGCCGAGACCGGCAGCTTCTCCGGCGCCGGTGAACGCCTGCACCTGACCCAGCCGGCCATCAGCAAGCGCATTGCCGGCCTGGAACAACAATTAAAAGTGCGCCTGTTCGATCGCCTGGGCCGTGAAGTCGGCCTGACCGAGGCCGGACGGGCTTTGCTGCCGCGTGCCTATCAGATTCTCAACGTGCTGGACGATACGCGCCGTGCCCTCACCAACCTGACCGGCGAAGTCAGCGGTCGGCTGACCCTGGCCACCAGCCACCATATCGGCCTGCACCGCCTGCCACCGATCCTGCGCACCTTTACCCGCCAGTACCCCAACGTGGCGCTGGATATTCAGTTCCTCGATTCGGAAGTGGCCTACGAAGAGATTCTGCATGGCCGCGCCGAAGTGGCGGTCATTACCCTGGCGCCTGATCCGCACAATTTAGTCCGCGCCACCCCGGTGTGGGATGACCCCCTGGATTTCGTGGTGGCACCGGAGCACAGCTTGACCGGCAACGGCACTGTCAACCTGGCCGATATTGCCAGGCACCCGGCGGTGTTTCCGGGCGGCAACACCTTTACCCACCACATCGTCAGCCGTCTATTCGAGGCTCAGGGCCTGACGCCGAACATCGCGATGAGCACTAACTACCTGGAAACGATCAAGATGATGGTGTCTATCGGCCTGGCCTGGAGCGTTTTGCCGCGCACCATGCTCGACGATCAGGTGGCAAGCATCGCTTTACCGGGCATACAGCTCAGTCGCCAGCTAGGCTATATCGTGCACACCGAAAGGACGCTGTCGAACGCTGCGCGGGCTTTCATGAGCCTATTGGATGCACAGGTCGATCTGCCAGGGATACCGGCATGA
- a CDS encoding EAL domain-containing protein: MRNPVDSVPPLPRIYALDPQEAEQSWDNAPQLLAALNAARLGAWSWEIDTGRISWSRGTQALFGYDPRQPLPKDLEYLDLLAPQDRERVVRAFHAVLAGEPFEQAMHHHIQWPDGSDHWLEINGSLMPDKAGRRRMIGVIRETTRQRERERALMQSEKRFATLFHLCPNMVLLTRQSDGLISEANQYFEIHFGWPVAHAIGRTTLDLGLWRQPEQRALLVKATQRKGEPITMEVQFCASNGQIHDGTLSAQKVELEGEAYLISTFLDTTERKNAEQALKDSQERLDLALDSAQLGTWDWHIPTGMLYGSARAAQLHGLPPEPFHESFDAFFDGMSDDDREGMRNAYRSLREGQDGNYQLTYRVLTEDGSPRYLESRARLYRDESGKPLRMAGTLLDITDQVEREQRITASEEKFASLFQASPDPICVTCLDSGAFIEINPAFTQTFGWTVAEVIDKSAEQIGLWDESSKRLQRIERVIREQALSNVAIVVHHKNGQSLTCMISSRLITVGAQSCIVTTLRDITQQQRSEAALKASEEKFAKAFHSSPDAISITERDTGRYVEVNDGFCRLTGYRAEEAIGLTLYQIGIWADENQRAALLAELQIKGRIHHLEMLWHNKRGEVLAVEVSVEPITLNEMPCLLLTARDVSLLKNAQAQIRHLAYHDPLTNLPNRALLMDRLSQQIALLKRHNLRGALLFLDLDHFKHINDSLGHPVGDTVLKIVTARLEASVRMEDTVARLGGDEFVVLLSGLEGTRAQVSAQVQELADTLRELLSEPMFLDGHRLQVTPSIGVALIPDHGSTPADLLKRADIALYRAKDSGRNTIQMFHNSMQKTASERLRMETDLRLALSRGEFSVHYQPQVDARGNKIVGAEALVRWQHPQLGAQSPSEFIKVLEDSGLILEVGTWILDQACGAFAQLIADGLVDPLNFSLCVNISPRQFRQNDFVERVEHSLKQYHLPHSLLKLEITEGIVIQNLDDTVAKMRRLKKLGVSFAMDDFGTGYSSLTYLKRLPVDALKIDQSFVRDATHDPNDAEIIRAIVAMARSLNLDVIAEGVETPEQLAFLQKLGCHLYQGYLHSRPLPIEGFRRLLM, encoded by the coding sequence ATGCGCAACCCCGTCGACTCCGTGCCGCCCCTGCCCCGCATTTACGCCCTGGACCCTCAAGAGGCGGAACAAAGCTGGGACAATGCCCCGCAATTGCTGGCAGCCCTCAATGCTGCCCGGCTGGGCGCGTGGAGCTGGGAAATCGACACCGGCAGAATCAGTTGGTCAAGGGGCACTCAGGCGCTGTTCGGCTACGATCCTCGGCAACCTTTGCCCAAGGACCTGGAATACCTCGACCTTCTCGCCCCACAGGATCGTGAGCGGGTCGTGCGCGCCTTTCATGCGGTGCTGGCGGGAGAGCCGTTCGAGCAGGCCATGCACCACCATATACAGTGGCCGGATGGCAGCGATCACTGGCTGGAAATCAATGGCAGCCTGATGCCGGACAAGGCCGGTCGGCGCCGCATGATCGGCGTGATCCGCGAGACCACCCGCCAGCGCGAGCGCGAGCGCGCCCTCATGCAGTCGGAAAAACGCTTCGCCACGCTGTTTCACCTGTGCCCCAACATGGTCCTGCTGACCCGTCAATCCGACGGCCTGATCAGCGAAGCCAACCAGTATTTCGAGATACACTTCGGTTGGCCCGTGGCCCACGCGATCGGCCGCACCACGCTGGACCTTGGCCTGTGGCGACAGCCTGAACAACGTGCGCTGTTGGTCAAGGCCACGCAGCGCAAGGGCGAACCCATCACCATGGAAGTGCAGTTCTGCGCCAGCAACGGCCAGATCCACGATGGCACCCTCAGCGCGCAGAAAGTCGAGCTGGAGGGCGAGGCTTACCTGATCAGCACCTTTCTCGACACCACCGAGCGCAAAAACGCCGAGCAAGCCCTCAAGGACAGCCAGGAGCGCCTCGACCTCGCCCTGGATTCGGCGCAACTGGGCACCTGGGACTGGCACATCCCCACCGGCATGCTCTACGGCTCGGCCCGCGCCGCCCAATTGCACGGGCTGCCGCCCGAACCCTTCCACGAGTCGTTCGATGCGTTTTTTGATGGCATGTCGGATGACGACCGCGAAGGCATGCGCAATGCCTATCGCAGCTTGCGTGAAGGCCAGGACGGCAACTATCAGTTGACCTACCGCGTGCTGACGGAGGACGGCAGCCCTCGCTACCTGGAAAGCCGGGCACGCCTCTATCGCGACGAATCCGGCAAACCGCTGCGCATGGCTGGCACCTTGCTCGATATCACCGACCAGGTGGAGCGCGAACAACGCATCACCGCGTCCGAAGAAAAATTCGCCAGCCTGTTCCAGGCCAGCCCCGACCCGATCTGCGTCACGTGCCTGGACAGTGGCGCCTTTATCGAAATCAACCCCGCCTTCACCCAGACCTTTGGCTGGACAGTTGCCGAGGTCATCGACAAAAGCGCTGAGCAGATTGGCCTGTGGGATGAATCGAGCAAGCGCTTGCAGCGTATCGAACGGGTGATCCGCGAGCAGGCGCTGAGCAATGTGGCCATCGTGGTGCACCACAAGAATGGCCAAAGCTTGACCTGCATGATCTCCAGCCGGCTGATCACGGTCGGAGCCCAATCCTGTATCGTCACCACCCTGCGCGATATCACCCAGCAACAACGCTCGGAGGCCGCGCTAAAGGCCAGTGAAGAAAAATTCGCCAAGGCTTTCCATTCCAGTCCCGACGCCATTTCCATTACCGAACGTGACACTGGCCGCTATGTCGAAGTCAACGACGGCTTTTGCCGCCTCACCGGCTATCGCGCCGAAGAAGCTATTGGCCTCACGCTTTACCAGATTGGCATCTGGGCCGATGAAAACCAGCGTGCTGCGCTCTTGGCCGAACTGCAGATCAAAGGTCGTATCCATCATCTGGAAATGCTTTGGCACAACAAACGTGGCGAGGTGCTGGCCGTCGAGGTTTCGGTAGAACCGATCACCCTGAATGAAATGCCGTGCCTGCTGCTGACCGCGCGGGACGTGAGCCTGCTGAAAAACGCCCAGGCGCAGATTCGTCACCTGGCCTATCACGACCCGCTGACCAACCTGCCCAATCGCGCGTTACTGATGGATCGCCTGAGCCAGCAGATCGCCCTGCTCAAGCGCCACAACTTACGCGGCGCGTTGCTGTTCCTCGACCTCGACCACTTCAAGCACATCAACGATTCCCTCGGCCACCCGGTGGGCGACACCGTGCTGAAAATCGTCACCGCGCGCCTGGAAGCCAGCGTGCGCATGGAGGACACGGTAGCGCGCCTGGGCGGGGATGAATTTGTGGTACTGCTCAGTGGCCTGGAGGGTACGCGGGCGCAAGTCAGCGCCCAAGTGCAGGAGCTGGCCGATACCCTGCGCGAATTGCTCTCGGAGCCGATGTTCCTCGATGGGCACCGCTTGCAGGTCACGCCCAGTATTGGCGTGGCGCTGATTCCCGACCATGGCTCCACGCCGGCCGACCTGCTTAAACGCGCCGATATCGCGCTGTATCGCGCCAAAGACTCGGGACGCAACACCATACAAATGTTCCACAACAGCATGCAGAAAACCGCCAGCGAGCGCCTGCGCATGGAGACCGACCTGCGCCTGGCCCTGTCACGCGGAGAGTTCAGCGTGCATTACCAGCCCCAAGTGGATGCGCGCGGTAACAAAATCGTCGGCGCCGAGGCGCTGGTGCGCTGGCAACATCCGCAGCTGGGTGCGCAGTCACCGTCCGAATTCATCAAGGTCCTGGAAGACAGCGGCTTGATCCTGGAAGTCGGCACCTGGATTCTCGATCAAGCCTGCGGCGCATTTGCGCAACTGATTGCCGACGGGCTGGTGGACCCACTGAATTTCAGCCTGTGCGTGAACATCAGCCCCCGGCAGTTTCGCCAGAACGACTTTGTGGAGCGGGTGGAGCACAGCCTCAAGCAGTACCATCTGCCCCACAGCCTGCTCAAACTGGAAATCACCGAAGGCATCGTGATCCAGAACCTGGACGATACCGTGGCCAAGATGCGCCGCCTGAAAAAGCTCGGCGTGAGCTTTGCGATGGATGACTTCGGCACCGGCTATTCGTCGTTGACCTACCTCAAGCGCCTGCCGGTGGATGCGCTGAAGATCGACCAGTCCTTTGTGCGCGACGCCACCCATGACCCCAACGATGCAGAAATCATCCGCGCCATTGTGGCCATGGCCCGCAGCCTGAACCTGGACGTGATCGCCGAGGGCGTGGAAACCCCGGAACAACTGGCGTTCCTGCAAAAGCTGGGCTGCCATTTGTACCAGGGGTACCTGCACAGCCGGCCGTTGCCGATCGAGGGGTTCAGGCGTTTGTTGATGTGA
- a CDS encoding tRNA dihydrouridine synthase — MQIALAPMEGLVDNILRDVLTRVGGIDWCVTEFIRVNDRLLTPAYFHKLAPELLHGAHTAAGVPLRVQLLGSDPVCLAENAALACELGSQVIDLNFGCPAKTVNKSRGGAVLLKEPELLNQIVEHVRRAVPAHIPVTAKMRLGFDSPDGALVCATALAEGGAAHIVVHARTKADGYKPPAHWEWIPRVQDVVKVPVFANGDIWSVEDWKRCREISGADDIMLGRGLVARPDLARQIVAAKAGEEVVEMTWAEMQPMLHEFWRQSVAQLTEKQAPGRLKQWLAMLTRNYPEAVELFTAMRRETDLQQVGRLLGVPPPVAAG, encoded by the coding sequence ATGCAAATTGCTTTGGCGCCCATGGAGGGGTTGGTCGACAACATCCTGCGGGACGTGTTGACCCGCGTGGGCGGTATTGACTGGTGCGTGACCGAATTTATTCGCGTCAACGACCGCCTGCTCACTCCGGCCTATTTCCACAAGCTCGCTCCGGAACTGCTGCACGGTGCCCACACCGCAGCGGGTGTGCCGTTGCGCGTGCAGTTACTGGGTTCCGACCCGGTCTGCCTGGCGGAAAACGCCGCGTTGGCCTGTGAGCTGGGTTCGCAGGTGATCGACCTGAACTTCGGTTGCCCGGCCAAGACCGTCAACAAATCCCGTGGCGGTGCTGTCTTGCTCAAGGAGCCGGAGCTGCTTAACCAGATTGTCGAGCATGTACGCCGCGCAGTGCCCGCGCATATTCCGGTCACCGCCAAGATGCGCCTTGGTTTCGACAGCCCGGACGGTGCGCTGGTGTGCGCCACGGCCCTGGCTGAAGGCGGTGCGGCACATATTGTGGTGCATGCACGGACCAAGGCCGATGGTTACAAGCCGCCCGCTCACTGGGAGTGGATCCCGCGCGTGCAGGACGTGGTCAAGGTGCCGGTGTTCGCCAATGGCGATATCTGGAGCGTCGAAGACTGGAAGCGTTGCCGCGAAATCAGCGGGGCCGACGACATCATGCTCGGCCGTGGCCTGGTGGCGCGCCCTGACCTGGCGCGGCAGATTGTGGCGGCGAAGGCGGGTGAAGAGGTGGTGGAAATGACCTGGGCAGAAATGCAGCCGATGCTCCACGAGTTCTGGCGCCAATCGGTGGCGCAGTTGACCGAAAAGCAGGCGCCGGGTCGTTTAAAACAGTGGCTGGCCATGCTGACACGCAATTATCCCGAGGCCGTGGAGCTGTTCACCGCGATGCGTCGGGAAACCGACTTGCAACAGGTCGGCCGTTTGTTGGGCGTGCCCCCTCCGGTTGCCGCTGGATAG